Sequence from the Fusobacterium periodonticum 1_1_41FAA genome:
CAATCTTAGCTCCTTGAGGAAGAGTTACTAAAAAGCCATTTTTAGAAATTAATACATCTCTTGCATCTTCTCTATCTGGAATTGCACCACAAATTAACCCTTTAGGAGAAACTGCAGGCATATCTTTCATAGAGTGCACAGCTATATCTATCTGTCCATCTAATAATTCTTGCTCAATTTCTTTAGTAAAAAAGCTTTTTAAAGATGCATTGCTATTTTCCCAATTTGATTTTAAGTCCTTGTCTCCACTTGTTACAATCTCTTTAATTTCAAAAGTTAAATCTGGATAATTAGCTTCTAAACTAGTTTTAACAAGATTTGCTTGAGCTAAAGCTAATATACTTCCTCTAGTTCCAATTATAATATTTTTTTTCATTTATATTCCTTTCTTTTATAAAGAGTTCTCTTTATAATAATTTAATGATTTTATCAGTTTTTTCATTTGCTCATCAATTAAATATGAATAATCTTCTAAAAGTTTATCTCTATTCATAGAATGCTCATTATAGACTTTCCAAATATCATCCAGATTGCATATTTCTATATTTTTAAAATTTGCAAGTCTTTCATCAACATCTCTAGGAACAGCTAAATCAATAAAAAGATAATCTTTATCTTCTCTCATTTTAGGTACAAATTTATCATATTCAACAACTATATGAGGTGCTGAAGTAGCAGATATGATAACATCAGCTTCAAACATCTCCTTATATTTTTCCTTGTAATCAATGATATTTACCATTTCAAACTGCTTTTTTATTTGCTCAGCCTTATGATAAGTTCTATTAGTAATATAGATATTTTTTAGTTGTTCCTTTGATAATAGTGTTAGAATATCTTGAGCTAACTCTCCTATTCCTAAGATAAATATATTTTTATCTTCTATATTAGGAAATTTATTTTTAATAAATTTTAAAGATATAGCTTCCAATGAGAGTGCATTATGTGCTATCATACTCTTAGTTCTAAATTTCTTTCCTAACTCTATTGTTTTATTAAAGATAATATTTAAAAATTTTGAACTATGCTCATTTTCAAGTGCTTCAGAATGAGATGATTTTACTTGAGCTAAAATTTGATCTTCTCCCTTTATAACTGAATAGAACCCACAACTAACTTTAAATAGGTATTCAATAGCTTCTATTCCAGTTTTCGATAACATTTCCACTGAAAATAGTTTTTTAATCTCATCAATACTTATATTTGAATTCAGTTCTATGTAAAATTCTGTTCTAAGGCAAGTTGATAAATTGATATAAGCATTTATTTCTTTTTCTTTATACAGTTTTTCAATAATGTATTTTGGTCTAGTCCTCATAAAATCTTCTCTTTTAAGTAAAGATAAGTTTTCATGTGAAACTCCAATTACAACAATCTTATCTAGATCTAACATTTTATTATTTTCCTTTCAATTCCTTAAATAACAGTTTAAAAATTTCTTTTTATATTATATAATATTTTTGAGATAATTTTAAGTAGAAAATAAGCTTAGCAAAATAAAAAAATAGAAATCAAAATTTTAAAGACTTCTATTTTTAAAGTTAATTATAAATTTAAGAAATTTTTAGCACTTAGTATTTCACAAAACTCTTCATTTAAAGCAGAGATATGATATTTGTGAATTTCATCAGCTGATAATAATTTGTCAGAAAAATAATCTGCTATTTCAAATGTAATTGTAGCATCTTCTATTAATATTACTTTAAAGCCTAAATTAGCTGCCATTCTAACAGTAGTTGATACACAATGAGCTAATGTCATCCCTACTACAATTAATTTATCTATAGATTTATCTCTAAGATAGTTTTCTAAATTAGTTCCAATAAAAGCACTATTTACATGCTTTTGAAAAACAATTTCATCAGATAAAGGTTCAAAACCTTTTAAAAATTTTCTATCTTCATTTGAAAATAAAATACCTTTTTCATCTGTTGAGAGATGCTGTATATGAATTATTTCTTTATTTTCTTTTCTGAAATTTTCCAAAATCCTTAATATATTATTTTCAGCTTGAAGATTATTACGTTTTCCTAAAATATTTTTAAAAAATCCTTTTTGCATATCAATTATAATTAATGCTTCCATAATCAACTCCATAAAATTTATTAATATATCCGATAATTAAATTTTAAAATCTATAAATAAAATAAAAATTATTTTTATAATTTAGTTGCATATAATTAACATTATATGCAAAAAAGTAATTCAACTTTTAAAATAATTTTTTGTTTCTTTTAGATGAAGCTTTTTTAAGGCTTTATTTAATGTTATAATTTTAATTTGATATTAAAATACCCTATATAAAATTTGAAATAAAAACACCAAATTAAAAAGTTTATCTAATAATTTTTATTTTTATAATTTAATTTTATTACAAAATATCGGTTAAAATATAATGTAAGAGTTTATTTTTAAATATCGGACAAAGTATAATTATTAATTTTTAAATTTAAGAATAATTAAAAACAAAATATAGGACTTAATTGAAAATAAGAATTCTATTCTTCATCTAAATTTATTTCAGGAAGTTTTTCTAAAACTTTTTTCTCTAAAACTGATCTAGCATTTATATATACTTCTGTAACCTTCGTATCAGAATGTCCTAAGAAATCTCTAATTTCTAAGATATCTGCTCCATTAAGCGAAAGTTCAGTTGCTATTGCATGCCTGATATTATGAGGACTTATATCTTTTTCTATTAATTTTCCCATATCTTGAATAATAACGTTCAATGAACGGTATGATAAAGGGCTATTGTTTAAAACAGAAGTAGCAAAGATATAATGTTCATCTAAGTCCTTAGAATCTAAAGAATACATATTCATTAAATAGCTTCTATACTCCTCCAACTTCTTAACCAATGATTTATGTATAGGTTTATAGACATCCTTACCACTTTTAGTTTGAACTAATTTAAAGAAGTATTCATCTTCTCTTCTCAAAAAATGCTTAAATTGTAGTGTTAAAAGTTCTTTACTTCTCATACCAGTATAGAAGAGAGTATATAATATAGTAATATTTCTATATTTTTTTTCACTATCTATCTTATAAAGTCCGATAATTTTTCTTATATCATCAATAGAAACTTTTAATACATTTTCTATATTTCTATTTACTTTAAAAAGCTTTATATACTTAACTGGATTCTTTAGTCCATTGCTTTCAAGTTCTTTATATAGAGATTTTAAAGCAGATAAAATAGTATTTACAGAAGTCTTTTTTAATTTTCTATCTTCAAATAAATGAACAATATATGCTTCAACATCTTCTTTTTCAATATCTTGCATCAGTGGAATAACCTCAGAAATAGAGAAATCATTCTCACCCTCATAGACAAAATGTAAAAAATCTTTCAAATGAAACATATAGTCTTTAACTGTTTTTTCAGATTTGTATATTTCAAATATAGTTTTTTTCTTATCTTGATTTCTTTTTTTTCTCTGGTTTACAACCAAATCTCTTTCATCAATTTTCTTTATTTCCATATTTTTCCTATTCCTATTTGATATTTAACTTATACTTTTTCCATTTATATTTCCTAATATCTTCCTCTGTTGCAAGTATAAAATCAAATTTTATTGAGTACTCCATAAATTTATTTATTCTTTTTTCTAGATCATTTTCATTTTTCCATATCAAAAACTTTCAATTTATAGATAATTTTTTTCATTTTATTTTGAGTGTCTAAATCAAAATTTGATAAATATTCTTCCATTAAATTATTATTAATATTTATTTTTTCTTTTCTTAAAATATCTATAATTTTTGCATAATTATATAAATTTATATAGTTTTTAACAGAATCTAAGTATTCTTTTTCCCATTCTCTCTTATTTAGACTTCCATCTTCTATGATAATTTCTTTTTTCTTAGATTTAAATCTTTTTTCTTTAACAAAAGGCAAATACTTTTCTGGAATTTCTGCTTGACTTACTTTTATCGAAGAAAAATCTAAATAAGTTTCATTTTTCTCCTCTAGTACATTATAATACTTTGTAACTATAGCTGGAATAATAAGTATACATCTCAATGGTTCTCCAAGTAGTGCTGAAGCACAAGCCTTATGATGTCCATCTATTATAAAATTTATATAATCAGTAAAATTATATACTATTGTTCTAGGACTAGAATCATCTAATTCTATAAATTTATCAATATAATACTCTACTCTATTTTTATCATATGAATCTGTTGTTTGAGTAGGGTAAAGATATACAGGTTGCCCATAGATGTATTCAAAATAATTTTCTTTCTCTAATTTGTTAGGAATATTCCAAAAGAAATTCTTATCTCCATCAGTAGGATAGCATATTGCATCTGCTATTAAATAGAAACCTGTCTCAAACAATGTTAATAAAGGCTCAATATCTCTTATTGATTTTTCTAAAGAAATGTAATTAGAATTTATATTTTCTTGTATATCTAAAAGTTCTTCACAATTAGCATTTTCTATTCCATAACCAGTTGCAAGTAGACTACAGCAAGTGGGGCAATTAGGAATTTTTGCCTGTAAAAGTGGAACATCATTTAGTTTTATTTGATAAGGTGAAGTATAATTATCATCATATTTCCCCATATCTTTGACAAGTTTAGCTTTTCCATTTATATGAACTAATCTGGCTTCTTTTATACTTGGAATAGTAGAAGTATCTAATTTTATATCTATTATTTCTACTGATAAATTTTTTTCTTTCTTATTAAATAACATCTAATTCCCTTTCTATTCAAAAAAATCTATACACACTCTATCATAAACAAAGGGTTTAATATAGTTTTTTACTACTTCAACATGTAAAGGATTGGTTGCATAATTTTTTAATGTTTCTTCATTATCAACCTTAACAAATAATGCAATATCATGAGTACTTGTAGTTTCCATAAATGTTTCAACTCTAATTTCTCTTAATTCTTTAATTTTTCCAAATAATCCTTCTAAACCATTTTTTATATCTAGTTTAACCTTCTCTTTATCTTCAACATCTTCTTTTATTTTCCACATAACTATATGATTTAACATATTAAAACCTCCTTTAAATTAAGAATTTAAACGAATATTTATAATTCTAGCTAGTTCTGTTTTTTCTTCGAAATCAATTTCTAATTTAGAATCTTTAAAATTAGCAATCAGAGTATTTTCTTTCCATTCATATTTATTTTTATTCCATGATAAAAAACTTTCAACAAATAACTTATGATTTAAAGGAAATTGTTGTATAGAATTAACTACAATATCTGCAAAGTCTTTTGCATCAATAGGTTTAAATACTTTTTCGTCAACACCATCAAAGGCAACAAAAATAGCACCATCTGAATAAGGATCACGATAGTAGCAGTAATTTTTATCAGCAAGGCCACAGGCAACTATTGATAAAGTATGTCCATTTAATTCATCACTAATATTTATTTCAGCAGTAGTTAAAGCTTCTAAATTTAATTTTTCTCCTTTTGCTTTTATCTCTCTTGCCAAAGAAATTATTTTATCATCAAATTCACTTATATTTTCCCAAGCCCAAAGCCAAGTATTAGAAGAAGTTGCTTCACTACCTAAAAATTGTAAAGGGTATTCATCTTTGCCAAAAGATATAATTCCTCTATCAAAATCTATATTCCAATCTCTATTTTTTACCACATATTCTGCACATGCAGTTTGAATTGCCATTATTTTTCCTAAATTAGCTGAAAATATTTCATTCCAAGTATTCATACTTCCTCCATATTAATTATTTTTAAAAATTTTATCTCTTAAAACTTCTCTTTCAGTATAAATTTTCTTTACTTCTTTCATAGACATATTAAATATACCTTTGAACTGTGATACAGGAGTAAAGAAAAATTCTAATTTTTCTTTTCCAAATTCATTTTCTAAGTCTTTCCATTCATTACTATTTAAAACTGTAAAAGCTAGAGTATCATCTCCTAAACTTTCTGAAAATAGTCTTATTTGATATTTAGGACTGATAAACTCATCTAAAGTCTTGATAGTAATATCTCTGTCTGTTTCATCATCTTCATAAGGAATTGTTAATACCTTATTATCCTTTTTTAATATTAGGTCAATACCTCTTCCTAAATCAATTTCCTTTGTTTCTAATTCAATAATATCGTCATGAGCTAATAAGCCATTGAAATAACCTATTATATCTTCATCATATTCTCTCCAATCAATCCAAGTTATAGCTCTACTATTGAAAAAATTTTCCATATTATCAACAGGATTTTCTAAAAATTCTTT
This genomic interval carries:
- a CDS encoding Dabb family protein, with the protein product MLNHIVMWKIKEDVEDKEKVKLDIKNGLEGLFGKIKELREIRVETFMETTSTHDIALFVKVDNEETLKNYATNPLHVEVVKNYIKPFVYDRVCIDFFE
- a CDS encoding DUF6882 domain-containing protein, producing MNTWNEIFSANLGKIMAIQTACAEYVVKNRDWNIDFDRGIISFGKDEYPLQFLGSEATSSNTWLWAWENISEFDDKIISLAREIKAKGEKLNLEALTTAEINISDELNGHTLSIVACGLADKNYCYYRDPYSDGAIFVAFDGVDEKVFKPIDAKDFADIVVNSIQQFPLNHKLFVESFLSWNKNKYEWKENTLIANFKDSKLEIDFEEKTELARIINIRLNS
- a CDS encoding cysteine hydrolase family protein, which encodes MEALIIIDMQKGFFKNILGKRNNLQAENNILRILENFRKENKEIIHIQHLSTDEKGILFSNEDRKFLKGFEPLSDEIVFQKHVNSAFIGTNLENYLRDKSIDKLIVVGMTLAHCVSTTVRMAANLGFKVILIEDATITFEIADYFSDKLLSADEIHKYHISALNEEFCEILSAKNFLNL
- a CDS encoding NAD(P)-binding domain-containing protein; the protein is MLDLDKIVVIGVSHENLSLLKREDFMRTRPKYIIEKLYKEKEINAYINLSTCLRTEFYIELNSNISIDEIKKLFSVEMLSKTGIEAIEYLFKVSCGFYSVIKGEDQILAQVKSSHSEALENEHSSKFLNIIFNKTIELGKKFRTKSMIAHNALSLEAISLKFIKNKFPNIEDKNIFILGIGELAQDILTLLSKEQLKNIYITNRTYHKAEQIKKQFEMVNIIDYKEKYKEMFEADVIISATSAPHIVVEYDKFVPKMREDKDYLFIDLAVPRDVDERLANFKNIEICNLDDIWKVYNEHSMNRDKLLEDYSYLIDEQMKKLIKSLNYYKENSL
- a CDS encoding tyrosine-type recombinase/integrase is translated as MEIKKIDERDLVVNQRKKRNQDKKKTIFEIYKSEKTVKDYMFHLKDFLHFVYEGENDFSISEVIPLMQDIEKEDVEAYIVHLFEDRKLKKTSVNTILSALKSLYKELESNGLKNPVKYIKLFKVNRNIENVLKVSIDDIRKIIGLYKIDSEKKYRNITILYTLFYTGMRSKELLTLQFKHFLRREDEYFFKLVQTKSGKDVYKPIHKSLVKKLEEYRSYLMNMYSLDSKDLDEHYIFATSVLNNSPLSYRSLNVIIQDMGKLIEKDISPHNIRHAIATELSLNGADILEIRDFLGHSDTKVTEVYINARSVLEKKVLEKLPEINLDEE